A stretch of DNA from Toxotes jaculatrix isolate fToxJac2 chromosome 15, fToxJac2.pri, whole genome shotgun sequence:
ATACCTTGCTAATCCATGCACGCCCCCGATACGGTGCACGCCGAACTCCGTTCAAAATCTGACCGTTTTTAATTTCCCGTGCTCATAAACGAAGTTTAAAGTTAGTTGAgtcaataaaatattatttttctggTTTTACAGCTGTTTTGGGCAGTTCTGCATGTGATGATTCATCCTGCAGCGCGTTGTTTGAATGAGTCTAAGTATTTTTTGTACGTGTTTCAAAGTGTTTATCAGAGAAAACAGTGCTCGGATTGACATGAGATTCTACTTCATGCTGTTCACCGGAGTCCATTTCCTTTAACGGTAAACAGCCCTCGGTTAGCAGGAGCTGTTAGCGGGTCCACTCCGCCCGGTTAACCAGATTAACTTTACTATTTTTCCATGCAGCTGTAACGAATCCACATTGATGACTCAGCTGGTGTTACTGTTCATTCATCTTTCAGATATTAGCACAGTGTGTTAGAAGTTGGGGAGCGAAAATCTCACCAGTTTTCCTCATGGctctatatttatatttatattcctTTATTTAGTTTGATTCAACAACTTCAGAGTGTGAAACGTGAGCTCCATGTTCTGGTTTATGAAACTGGAAACCTGCATATGCACTGCCTCGATGCAGCGCTTCACCTTTGCTCCTGAGATAACAGATGTGTACATAACTGTTGTGTGAAATATTTGAAGGAGTTGTAGTTAAAGTTTGCTTCTCTGCAGATCAGAGATGGCTCTGACACAGGTGTCCTCCAACAAGTGCGCTGGTGGCTTCCAGAAGGTTTTCGAGCACGACAGGTGAGTGTGTTTAAAGCTCACAAGGCAAAGTTTGGACACATTGTCTGtagtaaaatgtgtttaagtGCGAAAGTGAGAGTTTTGAAGTGTGGAAAAGAAGCTCTAAAGTTGTACGTGTTTGTATTTCCTCCATGCAGCACCGAGCTGAAGTGTAAGATGAAGTTTGCCATCTACCTGCCTCCCAAGGCTGAGACAGACAAATGTCCTGTCATGTACTGGCTCTCAGGTGAGTCTCCCACCTGATCTCAGAGCTTCACAGGCTGTGTGGAGCAttgtggctcagaggaataagatgATTTGTCGAccagaagaaaaacaggattttCAGTCTTATTCATCAGTAGATGTTTGGGATGTGAGTTTGACATCGATGCATCAGCTTCAGCTGAAAAATAGTTTGAATGTCAAAACCAAGAATACGTCCCTGGAAACAAGTTTAACAATCTGATGCAAATGGTGTTTGGCAGAGAAAAATCAGGTTTAATTGTCCTGAAATTTGAAgctgtcctttgtctctttgtgtctctgcaggccTGACGTGTACGGAGCAGAACTTTATCACCAAAGCTGGAAGTCAGCTCGCTGCTGCAGAGCACGGCATCATCATCGTCGCTCCCGACACCAGCCCAcgtatgaaaacacacacacattctcatctTACTCTCCTTGTGTGGAAACCAGCACACCTGAGCCTTCGTGCCTTCTAAAGTTGTGTGGACCAGCTAAAACTCCAGTCTGATGACGGGAAATCTTCGTCCACAGATTTTGTAGCTGAGCTAATTTAGCACAAATAATGAGTAACTTCAAAATAATGCTCAGTGTAAAACAGGAATGAGGAGTTTACAGATACTAGCAGCTGTTCTGTACTGAGGTGATGAGAGAAGGCCAACAGGCTGACGTTTCCACCATCTTCTCTGTTATTCAtacccctccccccacccacacacacacacacacacacacacacacacacacacacacacacacacacacacacacacacacacacacacacacaccccaggtGGCTGTAGCATTGAGGGGGAGGATGAGAGCTGGGATTTCGGCACTGGAGCTGGTTTCTATGTCGACGCCACTCAGGAGCCCTGGAAGACCAACTACCGCATGTACTCCTACATCACAGAGGAGGTGGGTTGGATTTCTGTCACCTGTTTACCCAAAAATCAGTTTGTGTGTAATTAGTGTTGTtaatgatctctctctctctctctctctctctctctctctctcagctccccAAACTGATCAACGCTAACTTCCCCACTGACCCAGACAGGATGTCCATCTCTGGTCACTCCATGGGCGGCCACGGGGCGCTCATCTGTGCCCTGAAGAATCCTGGGAAATACAAGGTACTGCATGTCACCGCACCTCATTGTGTTTAGTTTGTTATATGGATGAAAATGTCAAGGAATTTCTGTCATCGATTATTAGAAGTGTTAACAATCAATAGTTGGTTAATCAATAAAAATTAGGCCAGCCAGTTTCCATGTTACTCATCTTTCATCATTTACATCATCAGTTCGTTTACTTTTAATCAATGAAGTTAGTAACTAACAAACAATAATTAATCACATTCCCACTTTGTTTTCTATTGACGAGTTTAATTTGAATAAAAACTTTCTCTATAAATAAACAGTAACAGGTCAAACATTATCCATTTAtcatttagtttagtttgtaCAGTCATGGATAAATGACGTGACTCAGCATATA
This window harbors:
- the esd gene encoding S-formylglutathione hydrolase translates to MALTQVSSNKCAGGFQKVFEHDSTELKCKMKFAIYLPPKAETDKCPVMYWLSGLTCTEQNFITKAGSQLAAAEHGIIIVAPDTSPRGCSIEGEDESWDFGTGAGFYVDATQEPWKTNYRMYSYITEELPKLINANFPTDPDRMSISGHSMGGHGALICALKNPGKYKAVSAFAPICNPMQCPWGQKAFSGYLGSDRSTWEAYDATVLAGSYSGPQLDILIDQGRDDQFLSASQLLPDNLIAVCSEKKIPVVFRLQPGYDHSYFFIYSFINDHIKHHGKYLNA